TTGTTTCCCGCAGATGAATCTGGAAGATCTCACGTTGCTGAAGTGCTTCCTTCGCCATTGGTTCTGGAAGAAAAGCTAGCCCTAATTCCGCTTTTACCAAAGGTAAAA
This genomic interval from Desulfovibrio desulfuricans contains the following:
- a CDS encoding substrate-binding domain-containing protein codes for the protein MTWNFYHKLFLSHGLELIPDTEAATTDQILPLVKAELGLAFLPEPMAKEALQQREIFQIHLRET